CATGGCGCGTGCCGAACCGATCAGCCGTGGCAGGAAAAAGGTACCGCCCGTGTCCGGAATCAGGCCCAGCTTGCAGAACACTTCGACGAAACTGGCCGACTTGCCGGCGATGACGATGTCGCAAGCCAGCGCCAGGTTGGCGCCCGCGCCGGCGGCCACGCCGTTGACGGCGCAGATCACGGGCATAGCCAGGGCTTTCAAGGCCAGCACCAGCGGCGCGTAGTTCTTTTCCACCGATTCGCCCAGGTCCACGCCCTTCGAGCCCGGTTCCACGGCGCGGTCGGACAAATCCTGGCCCGCGCAAAAGCCGCGGCCCGCGCCCGTCAGCACGAAGACGCGCACGGAACTGTCGGCGTTCACTTGCGCAAGCGCGTCGCGCACTTCCTCGTGCATGGCTTGCGTAAAGCTATTGAGCTTGTCGGGACGGTTCAGGGTGAGCGTCGCGATACCCTGCTCGATGGTGAAGAGGATGTTTTGGTAGGTCATGGCATCTCGCTATTTTTATTTATTGGCCCGCAGCGGAAATCTGGGGTCAGACCCGGCGGGTCTGACCCCGGCTTTTATTCTGCCTGATCGAAGTCGACGACGACCTTGTCGGTCAGCGGGAAACTCTGGCAGCTGAGGACGAAGCCGCGCGCCACTTCATAGTCTTCCAGCGCGTAGTTGACGTCCATCTCGACTTTGCCGTCGAGTATCTTGCAGCGGCAGGTCGAGCATACGCCGCCCTTGCACGAGTAGCGCATGTCGATGCCCTGACGCAGTCCCGCGTCGAGGATGGACTCCTTGTCCTTGTCCATCATGAAGGTGGTATGGTTGCCGTCCATGATGACGGTCACTTCCGTTTCCTGCACGGCATCCGCAGCCAGCTGGGCGCGCGGCTTGTGGGCGTTTTTCGGGATGCTGGCGGCGAACAGTTCGATCTTGATATTCTGCTTGGGCATGCCGGCCGCCTGCAGGGCAGCGGACACGCCGAGCATCATGTCTTCCGGGCCGCAGATGAAGGCGTTGTCGTAGTCTTCGACTTTGATCCAGTGCTGCAGGAACTGTTCGCATTTTTCCTGCGTGATACGGCCGTTGAACAATTCGATGTCCTGCTGCTCGCGGCTCATCACGTAGACGAGATTCAGGCGCTCCAGGTACACATCCTTCAAATCCGTCAATTCTTCCTTGAAGATGACGGAGGACGAGGCGCGATTGCCGTAGAACAGGGTAAAACGGCTCAGGGGTTCCGTCAGCAGGGTCGTCTTGATGATGGAGAGGATGGGCGTTATGCCGCTGCCGGCCGCAAACGCCAGGTAATGCTTGCGGTTGACGCAATCGAGCGGCACGTTGAAGTGGCCCATGGGCGGCATCACCTCGATGGTGGCGCCGGCTTTCAATGTGTCGTTGGCCCAGGTGGAAAAGGCGCCGCCCGGCGTGCGTTTGATGGCCACGCGCAGGCTGCCGTCCTGCACCGCCGAACAGATCGAGTACGAACGGCGCACGTCTTCCGCGTTGATGTTGGCGCGCAGGGTCAGGTGCTGGCCCTGCTGGAAGCGGAACTGCTGCTGCAGTTCAGACGGCACGTCGAACGTGACGGCGATGGTGTCGCGTGTTTCGTTGCGCACGTTCGCTACGCGCAGCGGATAAAATTTACTCATGCTTCATCTCCAGTTTCTTCGGAACGTGTGCCTGATTTTTTTAGTGGCACTTGAAGTAGTCAAACGGTTCGCGGCAAGCCAGGCATTTGTACAGGGCCTTGCACGGCGTGGAGCCGAACTGGCTGGTCAGCTGCGTATGCGTGGAACCGCAGTTCGGGCAAATGACGTCCAGCTTGGGCATCGGTTGCCGTTTCACGCCACCACGCAAGCCGCTGATATCGATCACCTGCTGCTGCGGCGGCGCGATGCCATAGCCTTTCAGCTTGGCCTTGCCCGCCTCGCTCATCCAGTCCGTGGTCCAGGCGGGTGCCAGCTGGTTCACCAGGGTCACCTTGGCGACGCCATGGCTGCGCAAGGCATCCGTGACAGCGTCGGCGATCACCTGCATGGCCGGACATCCCGAATACGTGGGCGTGATCGTCACGATGCAGGCATCGCCATCCGTCACTTCGACGGCGCGCACGATGCCCAGGTCCACCACCGAAATGACGGGGATTTCCGGGTCGGGCACATCGCCGAGCCAGGCCCAGACCTGGGCCGCGTCCAGCGCTGCCATGGGCGTGTTCATTACCACTCCGCCCCGGGATAGGCGCGCTGCAGGAACTGCATCTCGGCCAGAATAAAACCCAGGTGCTCCGTGTGCGTGCCCTGCTTGCCGCCCTTTTGCATCCAGGCGTCAGGCGCCGGCATGGTCAATGTCGCTTCGGCGAAGATCTCGGCCACGTGCTCGAGGAAGGCCTGGCGCAGGATGTCCGATGGCGGCGCGATGCCGGCCGCGACCATGGCCTGGTCGACGGCGTCGTACGTGAACATCTCGCCCGTGTACATCCACAGCTTGTCGGCCGCGGCCTGCGTTTTCGCATGGCTGTCCGCCGTGCCGTCGCCGAGGCGCACGATCAGGTCGCCGCTGCGGCGCAAGTGATACGTCACTTCCTTGATCGACTTTTGCGCCACTTCGACGATGCGACCATCCGACGATTTCGTCAGTTCCAGCAGCTGGAAGTAGTGCCAGCTGTCGAAGAAGAACTGGCGCATCATGGTGTCGGCGTAATTGCCGTTCGGCTGTTCGACCAGCAGGCAGTTCTTGAAATCGTGGGCGTCGCGCAAGAAGGCGATGTCGTCCTCGTCGCGGCCCGCGTTTTCCAGTTCCGCCGCATAGCTGAACCACAAGCGCGTCTGGCCCAACAGATCGAGCGCCACGTTGGTCAGCGCCATGTCTTCTTCCAGCGCCGGTCCCTTGCCGCACAGCTGCGACAGCTGCTGGCTGAGGATCAGGGCGTTGTCGCCCAGGCGCAAAAGGTAGTTGACCTTGTCATCCATTGCAGGCGCTCCCATCACAGGTTCTTGACTTCTTCCGGCATCGGGAAGAAAGTGGGATGGCGGTACACCTTGCTGTTCGACGGTTCGAACAGGGCGCCCTTGTCGCCGGGGCTGCTGGCGACGATATCGGCCGCGCGCACCACCCAGATGCTCACGCCTTCATTGCGGCGCGTGTAGACGTCGCGCGCATGGTTGACCGCCATCGCGGCGTCGGAGGCGTGCAGGCTGCCCACATGCTTGTGCGCCAGGCCGTGCTGGCTGCGGATGAAAACTTCCCACAAAGGCCATTCTTTGCTCATGTTGCTATCCCCTATCTGTCTTATGTAATTACGCTGCTGCTTTGTTAGCGGCTTGCTTTTCGGCATACGCGACCAAGGCATCGCGGAACCATGCACCGTCTTCATACGCTTTCACGCGCGTTTGCAAACGTTCGCGATTGCACGGGCCATTGCCCTTCAGGACATTGTTGAACTCGGCCCAGTCGATCTCGCCGAATTCATAGTGGCCCGTCTCCGCATTGAACTTCAGGTCGGGATCGGGCACGGTCAAGCCCAGGTATTCGATTTGCGGCACGGTCTGGTCGACCATGCGCTGGCGCAATTCATCGTTCGAGAACAGCTTGATGCGCCATTGCGCCGATTGGGCGCTGTTGACGGAGGCGGCGTCGGACGGGCCGAACATCATCAGCGATGGCCACCACCAGCGGTTCAAGGCATCCTGCGCCATGGCTTTCTGTTCGGGCGTACCCTTGCACAGCGACATCATGATGTCGTAGCCCTGGCGCGCATGGAACGATTCTTCCTTGCAGACGCGGATCATGGCGCGCGCATACGGACCGTAGGAACAGCGGCACAGGGGAATCTGGTTGATGATGGCGGAGCCGTCGACCAGCCAGCCGATGGCGCCCATGTCGGCCCACGACAGGGTGGGATAGTTGAAGATGCTGGAATATTTGGCTTTGCCCGAGTGCAAGGCAGCGAGCAAATCGTCGCGCGACACGCCCAGGGTTTCCGCGGCGCTATACAGGTACAGGCCGTGGCCCGCTTCGTCCTGGATCTTCGCCAGCAGGATCGATTTGCGTTTCAGGGTCGGTGCGCGCGTGACCCAGTTACCTTCGGGCAATTGGCCGACGATTTCCGAGTGGGCGTGCTGCGAAATCTGGCGGATCAGGGTCTTGCGGTAGGCGTCCGGCATCCAGTCCTTGGCCTCGATCTTGATGCCTTCGTCGATGCGCGCCTGGAAAGCGCGCTCTTCCTGGCCCATGTCGTCGATGGAGCGGACGTTCTTGAGGCCGGTTTCAACCATTTGTGCGTACATGATGTGTCTCCCATGTCTTTGATTTTGCGCAGCAACGCGGTGCGATAAACAGATAATACGATACAAAAAACGATTTGCATACACTTGATGTGAATCATTTTAAAAAATCGTATCTTGTGCAGCTTTTTTGTGCGTATGATATTGCTTATGAGAAAACACCATGGGGCGCTACCCGCGCTTCCGGCAAATTATTGCCGCGCTACCCGCGCAGCCAAGTAAACTGCTGCTTTTATTGAACCGACCGCAACACGGCCAGACCGGAACCACATGAAGAACACCCGCTGCACGGCATGGATAGCCGATTTCCTGGAAAGCGACCCACCGCGCTCGAAGTCCCTGGTGATGACCATCTTCGGCGACGCCATCGTGCCGCGCGGCGGCGCCATCTGGCTGGGCAGCCTGATCGAACTGCTGGCGCCATTCGGCGTCAATGACCGGCTATTGCGCACCAGCGTGTTCCGCCTGGCGCAGGAAGGCTGGCTCAGCTCGCAGCGCGACGGCCGCCGCAGCGCCTATGCGATACGCCCGGAGGCGCTGGCCCGCTTCGAACGCGCCTACCGCCGCATCTACGCGCCGCTGGTCGTGCACTGGGATGGCAGCTGGACCCTGGTGATCGGTCCGGCCGGCAGCATCGGCGCCGCCGAACGGGGCGCGCTGCGCAAGGAATTATTGTGGGCGGGCTACGGCTTGATCTCTCCCGGCATCTTTGGCCATCCGGCCAGCAATGCGGAGGCGCTGGAAGATATCCTCGTGCGCAACGAGGTGCAGGGCAAGCTGTATGTCTGCCACACAACAGAGTTGCCGGGTGTCAGCACGCGTCCCCTGCGCGACATGGTGGGCGACTGCTGGGACTTGTCGGAAGTGATGGCCGGCTACGAAAAATTCATCGCCAGCTTCCAGCCGCTGCTGACCCTGCTGCAGGAAGAACCCGTGTTCGATGCGGAGCAGGCGTTCGTCATCCGCTCGCTGCTGACGCACGCCTACCGCCGCGTGCAGTTGCACGACCCGCAACTGCCCGTCGAACTGCTGCCCGAACCGTGGCCTGGCACGCAAGCCTATGCGCTGGCGCGCGACCTGTACCGCATCACGTATGCACCTGCTGAGGAACACATCCTGGCCACCCTGCGTCGCGAGGATGAGCACGCGCCGGACGTGGAGCCGTGGTTTTACGAACGCTTCGGCGGACTGAACACCTGATAAAACGTCCATGGCGGCGTTGCAGGGCCTGGGCGTACGTTCGTACTGCCTGCGGCCCTGCGCCTTGCCCTGGCCATTTTTCAGGTGTTCAGGAATAAGAATACCTATCAAAACCTACTGCGCGTCGGTATTTGCGGCCTGCGATGCTCACTGTACCTTCGTACAGTTGCGCTTCTCAACCACAACTCCCTTCCGCTCGCTACGGTTTTGTTAGGTGTTGTAAGTCACCGCCTGCTCACTGTTTTGCCACCACCTGCTTGGCCCCCGCCAGCAAATCCTGCCCCAGCTTTTCCAGCGCATTGGCCTGCACCAGCATGGTGTCGAGGATGGCGACGTTGAAGCTGAATTCGGCCGGCGTCGTGTAGCCGGGGAAACGTATGATGCGCAGCAATTCCTGCAAGGTCGTGCCCTTGCCCAGGTGCGCCAGCGCGTCGCTGAGGGCGCTGATTTTCTTTTCCAGTTCGCGTATGTGGTTGCTATGGTCGTCCATGATGATCTCCCCATGTCGGAGCTTCCACGTTAGCAAAGCATGTCCGTCATCGTTTGCGCCAGCACAAAGGCCACCGCAAAACAGGTATCATCGGGCCATTGCACACGATGCAAAACCCATACGTTTTTATCAGGAACACTCATGACCATTAAAATCAGCCAGCAATTCGACGCCGGCGCGATCGAGGTGCTGCGCGCCGACGATGCCCAGTCCATCGAACTGAACATCCGCAAGGATTCCCACGCCGACATCACGCAGTGGTTTTACTTCCGCCTGCAAGGCGCGCAAGGCGAGGCGTGCACGATCCGCTTCATGAATGCCGGCAAGTCCGCCTACCCGGACGGCTGGAAAGACTACCAGGCCGTGGCCAGCTACGACCGCGAAACCTGGTTCCGCGTGCCGACCAGCTTTGACGGCACGGTGATGACCATCGAACACACCCCCGAGGAAGAAAGCGTCTACTACGCCTATTTCGAACCGTACCCATGGGACCGCCACCTGGCCCTGATCGACAGCGCGCAAGCGTCGCCGCTCGTGCGCCTGATCGACCTGGGCAGCACGGTGGAAGGCCGCGACATGAATCTGCTGGTCGTCGGCGACGCCGATGCCGAGAAAAAAGTCTGGGTCATCGCGCGCCAGCATCCGGGCGAGACGATGGCCGAGTGGTTTGTCGAAGGCATGCTTGAAGCCTTGCTGGACCAGGCCAATCCCTTTGCCCGCCAGTGCCTGCAGGACGCCGTCTTCTACGTGGTGCCGAACATGAACCCGGACGGTTCCGTGCACGGCAACCTGCGCACCAACGCGGCCGGCGCCAACCTGAACCGCGAATGGATGACGCCGACCATGGAGCGCAGCCCGGAAGTATTCCTGGTGAAACAGAAAATGCATGAAATCGGTTGCGACCTGTTCCTCGACGTGCATGGCGACGAAGGCTTGCCCTACGTCTTCGTGGCCGGCAGCGATGCGCTGGAAAATTTCACGCCAGCACAAAAGGCCGAGCAAGACCGCTTCATCGCCGACTTCAAGGTGGCCAGCCCCGACTTCCAGGATGAGCATGGCTATGAAGACGGCCCGTTCACGCCGGAAGTGCTGACCATGGGCTCGCCCCACATCACGCACGCCTTCGGCTGCCTGTCGCTGACCCTGGAATTACCGTTCAAGGACAACGCCAACGATCCCGACCCGCAAACGGGCTGGAGCGGCGCCCGCAGCGCCGCACTGGGCGCGGCCGTGCTGCAACCTATCCTGTCCACCTTGCGCGCCTGAGCGCCTGGGCCGACACGGCCTGCCTGATCCCTTGCCCCGCTCGCCGGGGCATTTTTTTTGACCGCACGACAAGCGTTGCTGGCCGAGCGGATTTTTTTCCTAACATCTTGCCTGTCAGAAATTATCGTCCTACACTAAGCAACAGAATCGGGCCGCGCCACGCTGCGCTGCCCCGCAAGAATATCCCGCCGGGCGGGTCGCCAATGACTTCCCGGCCACCGGCAATACGCATCCACGGCCCTGTCCCTGCCGAATTAGCTTTCTGTAACGCAAACTGACCGCATCAGCATCGTCTTGAATGGACACAGCCTGTCCGCGGGACGATTCCCTGCGCACGCTTTCCGCTTTTCGCCGAGGATGAATGACCTATGTATAAGCTTAAAATCAGTACCCGCCTGGCCGTCAGTTTCGGCTTGATCATTGTCCTGCTTGCCATGGTGGCATTTGTTTCCATCAGCCGCATTCGCAACATCAACACCTCGACGGAAAAAATTCTCAACGACCGCTATGTCAAGGTCATGTTGTCGAATACGATACAGTCCGAGGTCAATATCCAGGCCCGCCTGCTGAGCATCGCCATCATCGGCGCCAACGATGCCGACGAAGTCAGCAGTTCCGTGACCAAGATTCAGGCCTCGATCAAAAAGAATACGGAGCTGCTGGCGCGCCTGAAAACCATGATCAACACGCCCAAGGGCCAGGAACTGCTCCAGGCCGTGATGAGCAGCCGCGAAAGCTATGCCAGGACGCGCGATGCGAACATCAAGCTATTACAAGAAGGCAAATCAGAAACGGCGGGCATCTTCCTGTTGACGCAGTTGCGCTATCCGCAAGAAAAATTCTTGACGGCCCTGGCGGCCATGACCAGCTTCCAGGAATCGCTGATGGAAAGCGAAGGCAAGCAAGCCGCCGCCGATGGGCGCATGGCCATCATCCTGACCTTGTCCCTGTCCATCGCGGCGACGGCCATTGCCATCGCGCTGGCCATCCTGATCAGCCGTTCCATCAGCCGGCCCATCGCCGAAGCCGTCCAGGTGGCGCAACGGGTGGCGGCCGGCGACTTGTCGGTCAGCATCGACGCGCGCGGCAACGATGAAACGGGCCAGCTGCTGCGCGCCTTGAAAGAGATGAATGACAATCTGCAAGGCATCGTGGCCCGCGTGCGCCATGGCACGGACGCCATCGCCCACGGCTCGCGTGAAATCGCCTCCGGCAATATGGACCTGTCTTCGCGCACGGAACAGCAAGCCAGCTCGCTGGAAGAAACGGCCTCGTCGATGGAAGAACTGACGTCGACCGTCAAGCAGAATGGCGAAAACGCGCGCCAGGCCAACCAGATGGCGCAATCGGCCTCCAGCGTGGCCAGCAAGGGCGGCCAGGTGGTGGCGGAAGTAATCACCACCATGGATTCCATCAATGCCTCGTCGAAGAAAATCGTCGACATCATCAGCGTTATCGACGGCATTGCCTTCCAGACCAATATCCTGGCGCTGAATGCGGCCGTGGAAGCAGCCAGGGCAGGCGAACAGGGACGGGGCTTTGCCGTGGTCGCCACGGAAGTGCGCAACCTGGCCCACCGCTCCGCCTCCGCCGCCAAGGAAATCAAGATCCTCATCGACGATTCCGTGCACCAGGTCAGTCTTGGCAGCACCCTCGTGAACCAGGCGGGCAGCACCATGGAGGAAATCGTCAATAGCGTGCGGCGCGTCACGGATATCATGGCCGAGATCACGTCCGCCAGCAACGAGCAGGAAGCGGGCATTGAACAGATCAACCAGGCCATCACGGAAATGGACGCCGTGACCCAGCAAAATGCAGCCCTCGTGGAAGAGGCGGCCGCCGCGTCCGAAGCGCTGCAGGATCAAGCGGGCATCCTGGCCGAAGCCGTCAGCGTGTTCAAACTCGACGGCACACAGGCGCTGGCGCCAGCCGCGCCAGCATCGCGGCCGGAGCCAAAGCCGGCGCCACGGCCCGCAGCCGCCACGGCGGCCCAGCCCCGGCTCGTCGCCAACGCCCCCGCCAGCCGCAAGAGTACCGCGCCGGCCATGGTGGCGGAAGGCGAGTGGGAACAATACTGACCAGACCGGGCAGCAGCCAGCCGCCGCTGCCGCCGTCTGGCGCGACGGCAGCGGCACTGTGCATGGCGCAGCGCAGCATCGCTAATCGTTGCCACGCCGGCCATTGCTGCCTATACTGGGCGCAGCATTGTTCGTCCCTCCCCTTGCCGATAAGCACCCACC
This window of the Janthinobacterium agaricidamnosum genome carries:
- the paaG gene encoding 2-(1,2-epoxy-1,2-dihydrophenyl)acetyl-CoA isomerase PaaG, which produces MTYQNILFTIEQGIATLTLNRPDKLNSFTQAMHEEVRDALAQVNADSSVRVFVLTGAGRGFCAGQDLSDRAVEPGSKGVDLGESVEKNYAPLVLALKALAMPVICAVNGVAAGAGANLALACDIVIAGKSASFVEVFCKLGLIPDTGGTFFLPRLIGSARAMGLAMLGEKLTAEKAEDWGLIWKCVDDAQLAEETRKLAVHFSTAPTKGLAYTKQALALSGANTLPQQLALEARMMSDLGNSDDYREGVAAFMEKRTPQFKGH
- the paaE gene encoding 1,2-phenylacetyl-CoA epoxidase subunit PaaE; this translates as MSKFYPLRVANVRNETRDTIAVTFDVPSELQQQFRFQQGQHLTLRANINAEDVRRSYSICSAVQDGSLRVAIKRTPGGAFSTWANDTLKAGATIEVMPPMGHFNVPLDCVNRKHYLAFAAGSGITPILSIIKTTLLTEPLSRFTLFYGNRASSSVIFKEELTDLKDVYLERLNLVYVMSREQQDIELFNGRITQEKCEQFLQHWIKVEDYDNAFICGPEDMMLGVSAALQAAGMPKQNIKIELFAASIPKNAHKPRAQLAADAVQETEVTVIMDGNHTTFMMDKDKESILDAGLRQGIDMRYSCKGGVCSTCRCKILDGKVEMDVNYALEDYEVARGFVLSCQSFPLTDKVVVDFDQAE
- the paaD gene encoding 1,2-phenylacetyl-CoA epoxidase subunit PaaD, which translates into the protein MNTPMAALDAAQVWAWLGDVPDPEIPVISVVDLGIVRAVEVTDGDACIVTITPTYSGCPAMQVIADAVTDALRSHGVAKVTLVNQLAPAWTTDWMSEAGKAKLKGYGIAPPQQQVIDISGLRGGVKRQPMPKLDVICPNCGSTHTQLTSQFGSTPCKALYKCLACREPFDYFKCH
- the paaC gene encoding 1,2-phenylacetyl-CoA epoxidase subunit PaaC; its protein translation is MDDKVNYLLRLGDNALILSQQLSQLCGKGPALEEDMALTNVALDLLGQTRLWFSYAAELENAGRDEDDIAFLRDAHDFKNCLLVEQPNGNYADTMMRQFFFDSWHYFQLLELTKSSDGRIVEVAQKSIKEVTYHLRRSGDLIVRLGDGTADSHAKTQAAADKLWMYTGEMFTYDAVDQAMVAAGIAPPSDILRQAFLEHVAEIFAEATLTMPAPDAWMQKGGKQGTHTEHLGFILAEMQFLQRAYPGAEW
- the paaB gene encoding 1,2-phenylacetyl-CoA epoxidase subunit PaaB, encoding MSKEWPLWEVFIRSQHGLAHKHVGSLHASDAAMAVNHARDVYTRRNEGVSIWVVRAADIVASSPGDKGALFEPSNSKVYRHPTFFPMPEEVKNL
- the paaA gene encoding 1,2-phenylacetyl-CoA epoxidase subunit PaaA, with protein sequence MYAQMVETGLKNVRSIDDMGQEERAFQARIDEGIKIEAKDWMPDAYRKTLIRQISQHAHSEIVGQLPEGNWVTRAPTLKRKSILLAKIQDEAGHGLYLYSAAETLGVSRDDLLAALHSGKAKYSSIFNYPTLSWADMGAIGWLVDGSAIINQIPLCRCSYGPYARAMIRVCKEESFHARQGYDIMMSLCKGTPEQKAMAQDALNRWWWPSLMMFGPSDAASVNSAQSAQWRIKLFSNDELRQRMVDQTVPQIEYLGLTVPDPDLKFNAETGHYEFGEIDWAEFNNVLKGNGPCNRERLQTRVKAYEDGAWFRDALVAYAEKQAANKAAA
- the paaX gene encoding phenylacetic acid degradation operon negative regulatory protein PaaX, which translates into the protein MKNTRCTAWIADFLESDPPRSKSLVMTIFGDAIVPRGGAIWLGSLIELLAPFGVNDRLLRTSVFRLAQEGWLSSQRDGRRSAYAIRPEALARFERAYRRIYAPLVVHWDGSWTLVIGPAGSIGAAERGALRKELLWAGYGLISPGIFGHPASNAEALEDILVRNEVQGKLYVCHTTELPGVSTRPLRDMVGDCWDLSEVMAGYEKFIASFQPLLTLLQEEPVFDAEQAFVIRSLLTHAYRRVQLHDPQLPVELLPEPWPGTQAYALARDLYRITYAPAEEHILATLRREDEHAPDVEPWFYERFGGLNT
- a CDS encoding M14 family metallopeptidase, coding for MTIKISQQFDAGAIEVLRADDAQSIELNIRKDSHADITQWFYFRLQGAQGEACTIRFMNAGKSAYPDGWKDYQAVASYDRETWFRVPTSFDGTVMTIEHTPEEESVYYAYFEPYPWDRHLALIDSAQASPLVRLIDLGSTVEGRDMNLLVVGDADAEKKVWVIARQHPGETMAEWFVEGMLEALLDQANPFARQCLQDAVFYVVPNMNPDGSVHGNLRTNAAGANLNREWMTPTMERSPEVFLVKQKMHEIGCDLFLDVHGDEGLPYVFVAGSDALENFTPAQKAEQDRFIADFKVASPDFQDEHGYEDGPFTPEVLTMGSPHITHAFGCLSLTLELPFKDNANDPDPQTGWSGARSAALGAAVLQPILSTLRA
- a CDS encoding methyl-accepting chemotaxis protein, giving the protein MYKLKISTRLAVSFGLIIVLLAMVAFVSISRIRNINTSTEKILNDRYVKVMLSNTIQSEVNIQARLLSIAIIGANDADEVSSSVTKIQASIKKNTELLARLKTMINTPKGQELLQAVMSSRESYARTRDANIKLLQEGKSETAGIFLLTQLRYPQEKFLTALAAMTSFQESLMESEGKQAAADGRMAIILTLSLSIAATAIAIALAILISRSISRPIAEAVQVAQRVAAGDLSVSIDARGNDETGQLLRALKEMNDNLQGIVARVRHGTDAIAHGSREIASGNMDLSSRTEQQASSLEETASSMEELTSTVKQNGENARQANQMAQSASSVASKGGQVVAEVITTMDSINASSKKIVDIISVIDGIAFQTNILALNAAVEAARAGEQGRGFAVVATEVRNLAHRSASAAKEIKILIDDSVHQVSLGSTLVNQAGSTMEEIVNSVRRVTDIMAEITSASNEQEAGIEQINQAITEMDAVTQQNAALVEEAAAASEALQDQAGILAEAVSVFKLDGTQALAPAAPASRPEPKPAPRPAAATAAQPRLVANAPASRKSTAPAMVAEGEWEQY